gagactgaggagaggccgaagagagactgaagagaagctgaagagagactgaagagaagctgaagagagactgaagagagactgaggagaggccgaagagagactgaagagaagctgaagagagactgaagagaagctgaagagagactgaggagaagctgaagagagactgaagagagactgaggagaggccgaagagagactgaagagaagctgaagagagactgaagagaagctgaagagagactgaagagagactgaagagagactgaggagaggccgaagagagactgaagagaagctgaagagagactgaagagagactgaggagaggccgaagagagactgaagagaggctgaagagagacagagtagaagctgaagagagactgaagagagactgaggagaggccgaagagaggctgaagagaagctgaagagagactgaggagaggctgaggagaggccgaagagagactgaagagagactgaagagagactgaggagaggccgaagagagactgaagagaggccgaagagagactgaagagagactgaggagaggctgaagagagactgaagagaggccgaagagaggctgaagagaagctgaagagagactgaggagaggctgaagagagactgaggagaagctgaagagagactgaagagagactgaggagaggccgaagagaggctgaagagaagctgaagagagactgaggagaggctgaggagaggctgaagagagactgaggagaagctgaagagagactgaagagagactgaggagaggccgaagagaggctgaagagaagctgaagagagactgaagagaggctgaagagaggctgaggagaggctaaggagagactgaggagaagctgaagagagactgaagagagactgaggagaggccgaagagaggctgaagagaagctgaagagagactgaggagaggctgaggagaggctgaagagagactgaggagaagctgaagagagactgaagagagactgaggagaggccgaagagaggctgaagagaagctgaagagagactgaagagaggctgaagagagactgaagagagactgaggagaagctgaagagagactgaagagaagctgaggagaggctgaggagaggctgaagagagactgaggagaagctgaagagagactgaagagagactgaggagaggccgaagagaggctgaagagaagctgaagagagactgaggagaggctgaggagaggctgaagagagactgaggagaagctgaagagagactgaagagagactgaggagaggccgaagagaggctgaagagaagctgaagagagactgaggagaggctgaggagaggctgaagagagactgaggagaagctgaagagagactgaagagagactgaggagaggccgaagagaggctgaagagaagctgaagagagactgaagagaggctgaagagagactgaagagagactgaggagaagctgaagagagactgaagagagactgaggagaggccgaagagaggctgaagagaagctgaagagagactgaagagaggctgaagagagactgaagagaggccgaagagaggctgaagagaagctgaagagagactgaagagagactgaagagaggctgaagagagactgaagagaagctgaagagaagctgaagagaagctgaagagaggctgaagagaggctgaagagaggctgaagagaggctgaagagagactgaagagaagctgaagagaagctgaagagaagctgaagagagactgaagagaggctgaagagaggctgaagagaggccgaagagagactgaagagaagctgaagagagactgaagagagactgaagagagactgaggagaggccgaagagagactgaagagaagctgaagagagactgaagagaagctgaagagagactgaggagaagctgaagagagactgaagagagactgaggagaggccgaagagagactgaagagaagctgaagagagactgaagagaagctgaagagagactgaagagagactgaggagaggccgaagagagactgaagagagactgaagagaagctgaagagagactgaggagaagctgaagagagactgaagagagactgaggagaggccgaagagagactgaagagaagctgaagagagactgaagagaagctgaagagagactgaagagagactgaagagagactgaggagaggccgaagagagactgaagagaagctgaagagagactgaagagagactgaagagagactgaggagaggccgaagagagactgaagagaggctgaagagagacagagtagaagctgaagagagactgaagagagacggaggagaggccgaagagaggctgaagagaagctgaagagagactgaggagaggctgaggagaggccgaagagagactgaagagagactgaggagaggccgaagagagactgaagagaggccgaagagagactgaagagagactgaggagaggctgaagagagactgaagagaggccgaagagaggctgaagagaagctgaagagagactgaggagaggctgaagagagactgaggagaagctgaagagagactgaagagagactgaggagaggccgaagagaggctgaagagaagctgaagagagactgaggagaggctgaggagaggctgaagagagactgaggagaagctgaagagagactgaagagagactgaggagaggccgaagagaggctgaagagaagctgaagagagactgaagagaggctgaagagaggctgaggagaggctaaggagagactgaggagaagctgaagagagactgaagagagactgaggagaggccgaagagaggctgaagagaagctgaagagagactgaggagaggctgaggagaggctgaagagagactgaggagaagctgaagagagactgaagagagactgaggagaggccgaagagaggctgaagagaagctgaagagagactgaagagaggctgaagagagactgaagagagactgaggagaagctgaagagagactgaagagaagctgaggagaggctgaggagaggctgaagagagactgaggagaagctgaagagagactgaagagagactgaggagaggccgaagagaggctgaagagaagctgaagagagactgaggagaggctgaggagaggctgaagagagactgaggagaagctgaagagagactgaagagagactgaggagaggccgaagagaggctgaagagaagctgaagagagactgaggagaggctgaggagaggctgaagagagactgaggagaagctgaagagagactgaagagagactgaggagaggccgaagagaggctgaagagaagctgaagagagactgaagagaggctgaagagagactgaagagagactgaggagaagctgaagagagactgaagagagactgaggagaggccgaagagaggctgaagagaagctgaagagagactgaagagaggctgaagagagactgaagagaggccgaagagaggctgaagagaagctgaagagagactgaagagagactgaagagaggctgaagagagactgaagagaagctgaagagaagctgaagagaagctgaagagaggctgaagagaggctgaagagaggctgaagagaggctgaagagagactgaagagaagcTGAAGAGAAGCTGAAGAGAAGCTGAAGAGAGGCTGAAGAGAGGCTGAAGAGAGGCTGAAGAGAGGCCGAAGAGAGGCTGAAGAGAGGCCGAAGAGAGGCTGAAGAGAAGCTGAAGAGAGGCTGATAACCCCCTCAGGCCACAAGTGGAAGACATCTGTTCTTAACTGAGAGTATTTCACATTTAACCTGCTCCCTCTCGCTCTATGTCACCAGGTCAATGTCACCAGGACAACACGACACAATATTctgagcatgtgacaaatacaatacaatttgatttgatttagcaaaTAAGTTACCTGCTAATGATGTCAGATTAAAGTAAACAATATAGGCTACCATAAGGATAAAGACCTAAAGGATAAACTCCTAAAAGCAAGATAGTAGAAAGCAAGAcacctcccccaccaccacataggctatgcacacacacaaaaacacaaacacacactatagGCCTACAAAGCACCCAAAAGCTCCACCTGAAAAACAAAGGCAAAAAAACTAAAGTGACCTAAAGTACACTTGATTGACACAAAAGCTCAGCTTCTGTGTGGCACACTATGGATAATAGTACCTTCACATATGTACCTACAATGGTCATATTTGAATGATGTATAGTTCTACTACTTTCTTGTGTGTACGCTATTAGCTTTTAGAGCGGCCTTGCCCCCATGACCCCCAGTCTGCACGGAGTCGGTGTGAACAAGCGCGCTAACGACGTGTGAACCATCAGGCATGCTGTTGCGGTGACATTCCTGGGTTCCAGAACAATGCCGTCTATAGACAGGTGTACACCCCTCACCCCTTCACTCGGCGCAAGATGGCATATGCCATTTGGCCCCCCTTTCGTTATGTTAAACAGGGCCACTTAGAACCGTTACATTCACGCCTAATGGACAGGGCGACTGGCACCTCAACACCACCAGTTATCTGGTTCTATCCGGCCTAGGTAGCTGTGGATGTCTAACCTACTAACTAACAAGGCCTAAACTACATTGAATTACAGGCCTAATTTTATTTATATGTTTAACTGTTGCCTTAAACCGTTTTTGTTTTACAAAGTTTGACTTACTTAGGCAACACCCTGACACAAACCAATTAAATATATGGCACACAGAAGTGTCAaacagtgtctgtgtgtaacCTCTTCTGGGGGTTGACCCGGTCAGTGAATTTCATGGCACCTTGGGCACTTTAGCGAGGTTTTACGGCGTCATATTGTTCCTGTCGGCTCGGTTAATTTCCCTCCCGGTCCCACTGCGAACACATGCGAGAGAACAGCGCCTCTTTTCATGCAGTCGGGTGGTTTCCCGCAGAGCTCCTGCAGTGGAGAGCATGAATGAAGAGCACGCTTCTTTGTGTGGAAAGAGGAGAACGGTGCGCTTGTCTGCAGTGCGTTAATACAAATGTCTCCTTGCCTGTGTGTGCGTAAATGCTGCCATTGTACGTGGATAATTCAGGGAGGTTGGAGTCCATTTTTAACCAAAGCACAGTTGACGTGGCATAGGCTATAACACACAGCCCCATACCCCCTCAATGGCTCTGTAAAAACACGCAGTTGTGCAGAATTGACTATATAAAAAGTTGGCCTACATCTGAATTTGTTGTTGAACTAATAGTTCATGATAAGGTGTTCAGTGTCACACATTATAGTTTCGGTGGCTGTGTTGCTTTGTTCCAACAGAGGACGCTCCAGTTTCACTTAGGAGCAATCATCTGAGTAACAGCGTTTATTCTAGGCCCATTTCTATTAGGCAGGGTACATGGAATGTCACCTGAGAGCGTTCAACAAACTCTTGTGGGTTTATAAACGGTGTTTTGAAGATAACATTCTGATTCAATTAGGCCTGTCTATTATTTTTTAATAAATACAATATGTTGAGGGTAATTagcgatttaaaaaaataaggaaataaataggaaACAGTGTATGCATTCTATAATACTGTTTTAAACGTAATTTCTGCTAAATATTTGTTTCGTTTGTTGTAGCAAGCCGAATTAGTCATCATCAGTGGCCGTGCGCACCCGTGCAGACAGGTGACAACAGGACATTGAAGTATTTGCACAATCTTCTTCGGAATGCGCTTCGTCTGCAATCATTTAGCAATTTTGGATTGTAATGTGAATAGATTCTGGTCTGCAAGCCAAGTGCGTCCATCATCGATCGGGCACCTGCGGTCAGCAAGGATCCTAGTGGCGCGTATTTTGGGGCGGGTGTGTCTTGAGGCGGGGATATCCTTGcccaccccctcttccccctcagctGCTATATCAGGGGACAGACTCCCAGCTCCAACTGATCTTTTATCTGGTGATCGATTGAATCATCATTTTATCAACAACCGCGCCTCTTTGGAAACAAGAAAGTATCTTTGGACTTTTGGAGTGGACAGCTTCTGTGTGCAACATTGAGTGGTGCATAGTGAAGTGCCTTGGAACGCTGTGATTTCTTCCCTGAGAGATTTGGGAGACGGGCACCACCCTACAAGGAAAGAGCAGAAGTCATTTTTCATCTGCAAAAACAGAAATAATTCCAGGCGTGCAAAGATGCCTCGGTCATTCCTTGTCAAGAAGTATTTCACCAACAAGAGGCCGAATTACAGCGAGTTGGAAAGCCAGAATGGTAAATTGTTTAAATCAAAACGTCTAATTCTGCACAAAGTTGTGAGCTATTTTTGTTAAAATGACTATGAGAACACATGTATATTTGAATCGAGGTTAGCCTAGATTTTAAGTAGTGTATCCTAACAGCAAGTGCACCCGAAGTGCACCCCATAACGGTTCGATATCATGAATTCACCTTGGTGAGCGCTCAACTAAAAAAATTGACCGTTTTCCGTTGATACATCCTCATGAACCCGTTTAACAGTCGGGATCACGTCCCCTCCAGTGTTTTGGCGATCCGGTGTCAATAAACTGCGGAAATAGCGCTGCTGCAACCTGGACTCAGgagtagatgtaacatagtaaaagtaaaCCCGGGATACTTCAAATAGTTTGTTACGTGGACgtcatcatccatttcgtatgtaTGTTATCaatttgctaaatgtatgatAACGTAATGAATTCCAATTTTTTGTTGCCAACATTAGCgttggctaacgttggctaggtggctaatattagctaggtttaaggttaggttaaatggttaggggttaaagggttaggggaaaggttagATAACATTCTAAGTAGTTGCAAAATACTAAGTAGTTGCGTCCACCACAACCGACCAACAtactttagtttttgccttaagtaaccttctgtcttataaGTAACCATACCAAACTTAACATATTATATTTATTTGAGTTTTCCGGATTTCCATTTACAATATTATGTCAGGTCTATGAGATGAGATCTAGCTTAATAGGCCTATTTGGTGAGGAGCCAGAGAGGCAGACGGACAGTAATGGCTAGTGTGTGAATACGGTTGTGTCAACCTTGGCACCTAGTGTGTAACAAGGTGCACAAGACGCTTAACAGGAAAGGGTTCACATTTTCTACTGGTGCATTTAAGTGTGTGTAAGAGTTGTGTCCCATCTCTTTGTGGCCTATGGTGAATTGGGAAGTTTGCTAATCGAGTCATATGGTTGGAACAGGACTGCATGGAACACTTGAGTTTGACTGTAACAAGACACTGAGAAGGAAAACAAGTTACCTGTGTAATTAGATTTAACTGActctttctcaccccccccccccagctctctctaaacatttaaaacatctctccctcctgtcccagCAGTCATCCCAGAGTGCTATCCTCTTGCTGAGCTCCCGATGAGGGGCAACAGCTCCGTGCTGACCTACTTCCCCACTGCCCTGCTCTTCAACATGGACGCCCTCCCAGCACCTCTCTCCCCTGTGTCCCCTGTCTCCCTCACGGGTCCTCTGGACCTCAGCAGCTCCCCCTCCAGTAGCagtggggaggatgaggaggaggcagGGCGCACATCAGACCCCCCCAGCCCTGTACCCCCCCACCACATATACCACTGCCTCCACTGCAGCAAGACCTATAGCAGCCCCTCAGGCCTCTCCAGGCACCAGCTCACCCACTGCCCCAGGGGCAGCGAGATCAGCTCCATACCCAGCGAGGCCTTGCCTCGACCAGCCTTCCACTGCAAAAACTGCCCAAAGGAGTACACCAGCCTGGGGGCTCTGAAGATGCACATCCGCTCACATACCCTGCCCTGCGTCTGCACCACCTGTGGAAAGGCCTTCTCCAGACCCTGGCTGCTCAGAGGACACATCCGCACGCACACTGGTGAGTCTTACCCTCTACATTCTTATGGCACTGAGATTGTTATAGGGGCCTTTCCTACACTGTTGGATAGTTGTACACATTGTAATTACATAGTAATAACACTTATTTATTTCACTATTTTTAATATTTCACTCACTTCTCTTggacctgcactgttggagcttaagaatgtcactgtaccctgcaattacatctgcgaccctgtgcatgtgactaataaacccCTTTTTCTGTGGGGGTCTGGTGGGTTGACATTTCCAGTTCAAACTGGTTGAAGCTTAGGGATTAGCCAGGCATTGATATTCATTAATGTCCCCTGAGGTGTAAACACATGTTATTGCTCCTTGTGACACTATCTTATCTCTGTGTTTATGCGAGGAAAGAAGTCAATCAAAGGCTTGAGTCAGCAAAGGGGATTGCACATCGTTGATGTTTTGGTTACACAATCTTTATCAAGACAAGTCTCCtaacatctgtctctctcccttgcaGGTGAGCGCCCGTTCTCCTGCCAACACTGTAACCGTGCATTTGCGGATCGCTCCAACCTGCGGGCCCACATGCAGACCCACTCTGAGGTGAAGAAGTACCAGTGTGGTTCCTGCTCTCGCACCTTCAGCCGCATGTCCCTGCTACACAAACACACGGCCTCCGGCTGCTGCCCTGCCTCCTAGACACACACTGACCCAGCGGCTTAGAACGTCTGGCCGAAGATGCCACGGTTGATCAATTCCCCATACGGGATGTTTACTGCGATACAGAATGTAAGTTGCTCTGGGTGAAAGACCCAGGACCACTCAGACAATGTTTAGAGGGGGATGGATCCCCAAACACTGTCATCCGTCAATTTGGAGGGGTATTAGGCACCCCCATTGAGCAACCTCGTGGCCTGAAGGACAGGGATGGGAGGGTGTTGCCTATAAGTGAACTCTTTTGAATTCCGAAGTGCCTtccatttgtaaaaaaaaacacgtGACAATTGAAAACAAGTAAATGTTTTTCATATTGTTGTTATGCATAGAGACTTGATGTTGACTGTGAGGTCAATCAAATGAATATGTGTGTGGAGGGAGCAGCTGGACATGTAGTTAGTTCCCAGCATACCCCTCGGTGCCGGCTGGTCCGGGACTGTGACCATAGTGCAGCTGCTGGCGTGTGTGTAGAAAGTGAATGTCGTCTCTCATAGTCCACATACACAGCATACATGTattgggacaggtgtgtgtgtggacagctgTCTGTATGGTGTTCTGTGGAGGCAGGGTACTGAGAGATGTGTTAGCTCTGACCTCAACAGTTGACCctcatctcttctccctcctcaccctcctcacccttcatcccctcaccccttctcccttatctcctcacctccttcccatcacaacctctccatccctctgtttttacctccttcctctccctcacaCCTCCTAGTCCATCTCTTCCAGACCCTATCCACTTATCCCTGACTaacccccccctcacccccccaaGTTCTCAATATTTTTCCCTCACCTGGCACCTTTTCCCCCGTTACACCTCCCCACCACACTCCTCACCTATATAACATTTGCCAGAACCAAGCCATTGGGATTTGTGTGCTTTGATCACAAGACAGTTGACCATATCAGAATGACCAAAGGCAGTCTAAGTCCTATATCCAATAGGTAACCGAACCAAAGGCAGTCTAAGTCCTATATCCAATAGGTAACCGAACCAAAGGCAGTCTAAGTCCTATATCCAATAGGTAACCGAACCAAAGGCAGTCTAAGTCCTATATCCAATAGGTAACCGAACCAAAGGCAGTCTAAGTCCTATATCCAATAGGTAACCGAACCAAAGGCAGTCTAAGTCCTATATCCAATAGGTAACCGAACCAAAGGCAGTCTAAGTCCTATATCCAATAGGTAACCGAACCAAAGGCAGTCTAAGTCCTATATCCAATAGGTAACCGAACCAAAGGCAGTCTAAGTCCTATATCCAATAGGTAACCGAACCAAAGGCAGTCTAAGTCCTATATCCAATAGGTAACCGAACCAAAGGCAGTCTAAGTCCTATATCCAATAGGTAACCGAACCAAAGCCATTTGAACCATCTGCGCTTTAACATTTTAAAATCAAACTTTTATAAATGCCTCAAATAATTTTGGGCAAGATTTTTTTATAAAGAGTTTGTATGTGCCATCCTTGCCAATTTGTCAGGATCATGATGCTCTACTACGAATAACTTTGTGATTTATCATGAGATGTGTTGATATGATTCCTAAACCAGCAGAGACGGTCCTTTCCACTGCTTGCCATATGTAAATAAAGCGTTGTCTTAAATCTGTTCTTggtctgttattggcagaggaggttggtggcaacttaattggggaggatgggcccATGCTAATGACTGGTGCAGAactagtggaatggtatcaaatacatggtttccattccTTTTCACTCCGTTCAAATATTACTTTGCAACTAAAACTATACATGTACTGTTGTTACCATACcattaaacattttatttgtcacattggcccagcgtcatccaggttacggtttggccggggtaggccgtcgttgtaaaataagaatttgttcttaactgacttgcctagttaaataaaggttacattttttaaatatatatatataagaatcCAATACAATAATACAGGGTGTagaccttaacgtgaaatgcttacttacaagcccttaaccaacaatgcagatataagaaaatatttagtaaataaagtaaataaaaaaacaagttaCACAATAGAGgtactttgtacatgtaggtcggggtaatacatgttgatatagtactttagaggtactttgtacatgtaggtcagggtaatacatgttgatatagtactttagaggtactttgtacatgtaggtcggggtaatacatgttgatatagtactttagaggtactttgtacatgtaggttggggtaatacatgttgatatagtactttagaggtactttgtacatgtaggtcggggtaatacatgttgatatagtactttagaggtactttgtacatgtaggtcggggtaatacatgttgatatagtactttagaggtactttgtacatgtaggtcggggtaatacatgttgatatagtactt
This genomic stretch from Oncorhynchus kisutch isolate 150728-3 linkage group LG24, Okis_V2, whole genome shotgun sequence harbors:
- the snai1b gene encoding snail family zinc finger 1b isoform X1, whose product is MPRSFLVKKYFTNKRPNYSELESQNAVIPECYPLAELPMRGNSSVLTYFPTALLFNMDALPAPLSPVSPVSLTGPLDLSSSPSSSSGEDEEEAGRTSDPPSPVPPHHIYHCLHCSKTYSSPSGLSRHQLTHCPRGSEISSIPSEALPRPAFHCKNCPKEYTSLGALKMHIRSHTLPCVCTTCGKAFSRPWLLRGHIRTHTGERPFSCQHCNRAFADRSNLRAHMQTHSEVKKYQCGSCSRTFSRMSLLHKHTASGCCPAS
- the snai1b gene encoding snail family zinc finger 1b isoform X2 — its product is MPRSFLVKKYFTNKRPNYSELESQNVIPECYPLAELPMRGNSSVLTYFPTALLFNMDALPAPLSPVSPVSLTGPLDLSSSPSSSSGEDEEEAGRTSDPPSPVPPHHIYHCLHCSKTYSSPSGLSRHQLTHCPRGSEISSIPSEALPRPAFHCKNCPKEYTSLGALKMHIRSHTLPCVCTTCGKAFSRPWLLRGHIRTHTGERPFSCQHCNRAFADRSNLRAHMQTHSEVKKYQCGSCSRTFSRMSLLHKHTASGCCPAS